The Engystomops pustulosus chromosome 4, aEngPut4.maternal, whole genome shotgun sequence genome contains a region encoding:
- the LOC140126125 gene encoding E3 ubiquitin/ISG15 ligase TRIM25-like, whose protein sequence is MASADLKEELLCSICLCVFKDPVMLRCGHNYCRVCIDRVLDTQDGSGGYTCPECRKRFQERPPLMRNINLHNVAECFLATQPNQEEITGICCTYCVDSPVPAVKSCLMCEASLCDKHLKVHSKSPEHVLSDPSTSLENWKCSVHKELLRYYCTEDATCICVSCSVAGEHRGHQVEMLDEASEKKKKSMRNVHRNLITKREETTERVKSLEERRRNAKKKASGEAERVTALFIDIRKQLDDLEKRVLSEISRQEKEESLSLSALIQKLEIQKDELSRKMRHIEELCNMTDPLTVLQEPDTGDLCDPEEGGGDEDTGGHDNQRHDVDDLDVTVISDTLHTLCDIISGIRIGIYVEGPGDILLDVNTAHNNLHISDDLKTATWTQEEQNRPETAERFHCTQVISCRRFTSGRHYWDVEISRSGWWRVGMCYPSIDRRGRQSYFGDNNKSWSLMGNNSKYSVIHDGKVIQLPDNISSDRVRICLDYEAGELSFYELCDPIRHLHTFTTTFTEPLHAALCVFYPLFGSGSNWLRICN, encoded by the coding sequence ATGGCTTCTGCTGATCTAAAAGAGGAGCTGCTCTGCTCCATCtgtttatgtgtttttaaagATCCTGTAATGCTGAGATGTGGACACAATTATTGCCGGGTCTGTATTGATCGTGTGCTGGATACACAGGACGGGTCTGGAGGTTATACATGTCCTGAATGCAGAAAAAGGTTTCAGGAGCGACCACCACTGATGAGGAACATAAATCTCCATAACGTAGCAGAATGTTTCCTGGCTACTCAGCCAAACCAAGAGGAGATCACTGGGATCTGCTGCACTTACTGTGTGGactctcctgtacctgctgtgaaGTCCTGTCTGATGTGTGAGGCTTCTCTGTGTGATAAACATCTGAAAGTCCACAGCAAGTCACCAGAACACGTCTTATctgaccccagcacttccctggAGAACTGGAAATGTTCTGTCCATAAGGAGCTTTTAAGGTATTACTGTACTGAAGATGCTActtgtatctgtgtgtcctgcagtgtgGCTGGCGAGCATCGGGGGCACCAGGTGGAGATGCTGGATGaggcctctgagaagaagaagaagagcatGAGAAATGTTCACCGCAATTTGATCACAAAGAGAGAAGAGACAACAGAAAGAGTCAAGAGCCTGGAAGAGCGCAGgagaaatgctaaaaaaaaagcctctggagaagctgagagagtcactgccctgttTATTGACATCAGAAAACAACTGGACGACCTGGAGAAGAGGGTCCTGAGTGAGATCTCCAGGCAGGAGAAGGAAGAGTCCCTCTCACTATCTGCTCTGATCCAGAAGCTGGAGATACAGAAGGACGAGCTGTCCAGGAAGATGAGgcacattgaggagctgtgtaacatgactgatccactgactgtgttacaggaaccagacacaggtgacttgtgtgatcctgaggaggggggaggtgatgaggacacagggggacatgataacCAGCGCCATGATGTAGATgatctggatgtgactgtgatctcagacacattacacacattatgtGACATAATATCAGGTATAAGGATCGGGATCTATGTGGAGGGTCCTGGAGACATATTACTGGATGTAAACACGGCTCATAATAATCTCCATATATCAGACGACCTGAAAACTGCAACCTGGACACAAGAAGAGCAGAATCGTCCAGAAACAGCAGAGAGATTCCATTGTACTCAAGTGATAAGTTGCAGGAGATTTACCTCAGGACGacattactgggatgtggagaTCAGTAGATCAGGGTGGTGGAGGGTCGGGATGTGTTACCCCAGTATAGACAGGAGGGGGCGCCAGTCATACTTTGGAGATAATAACAAGTCCTGGAGTTTGATGGGGAATAATAGCAAGTATTCGGTTATACATGACGGGAAAGTAATCCAGTTACCTGACAATATCTCCAGTGATAGAGTCCGGATCTGTCTGGATTATGAGGCGGGGGAGTTGTCCTTCtatgagctgtgtgaccccatcagacacttacacaccttcaccaccaccttcaccgagccccttcatgctgcattATGTGTATTTTACCCACTGTTTGGATCTGGGAGCAACTGGTTAAGAATTTGTAACTAA